In Daphnia magna isolate NIES linkage group LG6, ASM2063170v1.1, whole genome shotgun sequence, the following are encoded in one genomic region:
- the LOC116924419 gene encoding LOW QUALITY PROTEIN: uncharacterized protein LOC116924419 (The sequence of the model RefSeq protein was modified relative to this genomic sequence to represent the inferred CDS: substituted 1 base at 1 genomic stop codon): MSNLNDIPAWSLDNCKARQRVVRRRITSLHTRINAIVTGGLSRXDAERHLADARTFLGELEAIHDRIIEFLDEDDDAAVHTQTTQHLTYAATVDSASSLVENYLTLRLGDPASVIVETPEEITRRQALQAAEQRLRDARVELEEAEKAYVDLGGQITPQDGSEIGPSDSASQIGARPIHKFEHYPIGPALPADAWIETYLAGQEKPFVREEGDRSSVTVQLEVFSGRALDWFSWIGMFYALVHIARKTASEKLAILKNYLKGDLADIVHGHGGGEQGYKEALQRLKSTCGNRTVIRAAHLQALDRMEAPRNDPQSFKRFAERVRTHLFNLATIGESGHVDIIERLTLKLQLTDRLAWNDKRGLELDQRTINDFWRWLTTLAVSYQNAYAITDEQHHPASKSGQHWPQGQQRSQHRRNARTHHGMSSVRGQTDHGSTELKERRPADAPQCFKCEGAHRLEECQFFRDLPVSDRMTFVQRRGLCYGCFGIRHGEMHCTFKKTCGVEGCRLNHHRLLHRNQGHSDRTVRPHTLRSTPRQIGLKIIRLDALDAEGERVPVNVMMDDGSDATLFREGLKHRLQLKGKRQTLLVEGAAEGSSRHEDSEFLALCLVTASGEEFSIEGSTVRSITRPVPVIRWDELKRRWSHLTDVPAQRDCGGRVDILLGLNYAPLITPSESRIGGADEPVISKTRLGWTLQGVIGLDGEWNATRIHRVCASTDITAQLVAQLKRSCDTESFGTEFRGDGMSTVNRKAVEKLETETVRLEKGYAAPVFWLNGTPLNIPDSRRMAENRLQSLCNKFKRIPGYEQHYRAAMNKNFTEGYARRLSASEVQQQPTKYFLPHFGVPKVIVQPELRLVFDAAAKSGGKCLNDFITSGPALQNPLAEVLVRFREGAIGWSADISAMFSRIRLTDVDRPYHRFLWPEEDGRVTICERTRVTFGVSCSPYVAIRTTWRVADDAGSEMKEAAHAVRNNMYVDDYLDSAGSLDEAIRRATAVQKVLPGGDFHLSHWVSNSAQLLNKVQPRGDADTMVESTTIQLGADDPEMVLGIVWRPGKDTLGFQVKLDDIVYTRVGLLAKVAGIFDPLGTASPLTVKAKIKLRELGVRGLHWDEPVTEEDRQWWEQYFRRIDGLREVEFPR; the protein is encoded by the coding sequence ATGTCCAACCTGAATGACATCCCAGCCTGGAGTTTGGATAACTGTAAGGCTAGGCAGAGGGTCGTGCGGAGGAGGATTACCAGCCTACACACTCGAATCAATGCCATCGTGACGGGTGGATTGTCCCGATGAGATGCAGAGAGACATCTAGCTGACGCACGAACCTTCCTTGGGGAACTAGAGGCCATCCATGATAGGATCATCGAGTTTTTGGACGAAGACGATGACGCAGCTGTGCATACTCAGACCACGCAACATCTTACTTATGCTGCTACCGTGGACTCTGCCTCGTCTTTGGTCGAGAACTATTTGACCCTACGCCTAGGTGACCCTGCCTCAGTAATTGTCGAGACGCCCGAAGAGATTACAAGACGACAAGCCCTGCAGGCAGCTGAACAGCGACTCCGAGACGCACGAGTGGAGTTGGAGGAGGCAGAGAAGGCTTACGTCGATTTAGGAGGTCAGATCACACCTCAAGATGGATCAGAGATCGGACCCTCGGATTCAGCCTCACAGATCGGTGCTCGTCCAATTCACAAGTTTGAGCACTATCCGATTGGCCCTGCCCTTCCCGCTGATGCATGGATTGAGACGTATCTGGCTGGTCAAGAGAAGCCCTTCGTTCGAGAGGAAGGCGATCGGTCTTCCGTGACGGTCCAGTTGGAAGTCTTTTCTGGCCGGGCACTCGACTGGTTTAGCTGGATCGGCATGTTCTATGCCCTAGTTCATATTGCACGCAAGACAGCAAGTGAAAAGCTGGCCATTCTCAAGAATTATCTGAAGGGAGACCTAGCAGACATCGTACACGGCCACGGAGGTGGAGAACAGGGATACAAGGAGGCGCTTCAGCGTCTCAAGAGCACGTGCGGTAACCGTACGGTCATTCGTGCAGCTCATTTGCAGGCGCTTGACAGAATGGAGGCTCCCCGAAACGATCCGCAATCTTTCAAACGATTCGCCGAACGAGTTCGGACCCATCTTTTCAATCTCGCCACTATAGGAGAATCAGGCCACGTAGACATTATTGAGAGGTTGACACTGAAGCTGCAACTTACCGACCGCTTAGCCTGGAACGACAAGCGAGGGTTAGAGCTCGATCAACGTACGATCAACGATTTTTGGCGTTGGCTTACGACACTGGCGGTGTCATATCAGAACGCATATGCCATCACCGATGAACAACATCATCCAGCCTCCAAGAGTGGCCAACACTGGCCACAAGGACAGCAGCGGTCACAACACAGGAGAAACGCCAGGACTCATCATGGAATGTCCAGCGTGCGTGGACAGACGGATCATGGTTCGACTGAACTAAAGGAGAGGAGGCCGGCGGATGCTCCACAGTGCTTCAAATGCGAGGGAGCCCATCGACTAGAAGAATGCCAGTTCTTCAGGGATCTACCGGTTAGTGACCGGATGACTTTCGTACAGCGGCGTGGATTATGCTACGGATGTTTCGGAATCCGGCACGGAGAAATGCACTGTACCTTTAAGAAGACCTGCGGGGTGGAGGGGTGTAGATTGAATCACCATCGTCTCTTACATAGGAACCAGGGGCATTCAGATCGGACAGTTCGGCCCCACACTCTACGCTCTACGCCACGACAGATCGGCTTAAAGATTATTCGGTTGGATGCTCTCGACGCGGAAGGAGAGAGGGTGCCCGTCAATGTTATGATGGACGACGGAAGCGACGCCACCTTGTTCCGTGAAGGATTAAAACATCGCCTGCAACTCAAAGGAAAACGACAGACCCTACTGGTAGAAGGAGCGGCGGAGGGATCGTCACGTCACGAAGATTCGGAGTTTCTTGCTCTTTGTTTGGTGACAGCCTCCGGCGAGGAGTTTTCGATTGAAGGATCCACGGTCCGCTCCATTACCAGACCGGTACCCGTGATCCGGTGGGACGAACTGAAACGACGTTGGAGCCACTTGACAGACGTCCCTGCTCAGCGAGACTGCGGTGGTCGAGTCGACATTCTACTGGGGTTGAACTATGCGCCCCTCATTACTCCGAGTGAATCTCGGATTGGGGGAGCTGATGAGCCCGTCATATCAAAGACCCGTCTTGGTTGGACCCTGCAGGGTGTAATAGGCTTAGACGGAGAATGGAACGCGACCCGTATTCATCGCGTATGCGCGTCTACTGACATCACCGCGCAGTTAGTTGCCCAATTGAAACGATCTTGTGACACTGAATCTTTCGGAACTGAATTCCGAGGCGATGGGATGTCAACCGTAAACCGGAAGGCTGTGGAGAAATTGGAAACCGAGACGGTACGACTGGAGAAGGGATATGCTGCTCCGGTATTTTGGTTGAACGGCACGCCCCTTAACATCCCCGATAGCCGTCGCATGGCGGAAAACCGGCTGCAGAGCCTATGCAACAAGTTCAAGAGGATTCCTGGATATGAACAGCATTATCGGGCAGCCATGAACAAGAATTTTACGGAAGGATATGCCCGCCGCCTTTCGGCCAGTGAAGTCCAACAGCAGCCAACCAAGTATTTTCTACCCCATTTTGGAGTCCCGAAGGTGATTGTCCAACCCGAGCTGAGACTAGTGTTTGACGCGGCCGCCAAGTCAGGTGGCAAATGCCTGAACGATTTCATCACGAGCGGTCCAGCACTTCAAAATCCGTTGGCAGAAGTGTTGGTGCGGTTCCGAGAAGGAGCCATTGGATGGTCGGCCGATATTAGCGCGATGTTTAGCCGGATTCGGCTAACAGATGTGGACCGACCCTATCATCGATTCCTATGGCCCGAAGAGGACGGGAGGGTGACTATCTGCGAGAGGACGCGGGTTACGTTTGGCGTTTCCTGCTCTCCCTACGTGGCCATTCGCACCACCTGGCGCGTGGCAGACGATGCTGGATCGGAGATGAAGGAGGCCGCGCACGCGGTCAGAAACAACATGTATGTCGATGATTACCTGGACTCTGCTGGGAGTCTGGACGAGGCCATCCGGAGGGCAACTGCAGTGCAGAAGGTGTTGCCGGGAGGCGACTTCCACCTCAGCCACTGGGTGTCAAACAGCGCTCAATTACTCAACAAGGTCCAGCCCCGTGGCGATGCAGATACGATGGTCGAGTCAACCACTATCCAGTTAGGAGCAGACGACCCAGAGATGGTTTTAGGAATCGTGTGGAGGCCGGGCAAGGACACTCTCGGTTTTCAAGTGAAGCTGGACGATATCGTTTACACTAGAGTAGGCCTTTTGGCCAAAGTCGCCGGCATTTTCGACCCGTTAGGCACCGCCTCGCCATTGACCGTGAAGGCGAAGATTAAGTTGCGGGAGCTCGGTGTAAGGGGGCTCCACTGGGACGAGCCGGTCACCGAGGAGGACCGACAATGGTGGGAGCAATATTTCCGGAGGATTGATGGCCTTAGGGAGGTGGAGTTTCCGCGCTGA
- the LOC116918896 gene encoding uncharacterized protein LOC116918896 translates to MAGILEPKNNQKLANKLLTFAINGLCNSYCVIVGYFLVYKMTAEELHKLTLHIIEEIERLYEKQKKLLLKFVKKLTNRHLEPTKIERQNVQKALDIFSRPLAAALEALRRRKVSGFMGSEETISFMLKIIKWFEIHDVCNYTQAIYKRLPNKAPFTSTDDARLKWLEDFLKWLKEWRISSVEKNHFLTSETFEAITITTKSKIAKISHLLRDAGFTFVLTRRFNSDNLERKFSALRQANGSNYNMDAKAAIYGLEKLLRTGITYSAMNCNVPLEREQQNRGNGKFIRTTTLRNPKKRALDFLSALGIEDRAVLEELKRPPDYGGSDCDDKLVTAVTAGFHLLVIEEREICVACREGLRHTDIQDPQANAVNTVNDCLNRGGLNIPSKEFVQRMWTIYRFVEFALKKLHNTRKTREDLISFLTPHIADCSTFCCSRGKEMPAGNKHNEQLAILILWKFIYPMLNGYAATLTDLQTKAPMVGNKKVVNRKFNTHSK, encoded by the exons ATGGCTGGCATTCTAGAACctaaaaataatcaaaaattAGCAAACAAACTGCTTACTTTTGCCATTAACGGCCTGTGTAACTCTTACTGCGTGATCGTGGGATATTTTCTCGTATACAAAATGACTGCAGAAGAGCTACATAAATTAACCTTACACATCATTGAAGAGATCGAA AGGCTGTacgagaaacaaaagaaacttttACTGAAATTTGTGAAGAAATTGACAAATAGGCATCTTGAGCCTACGAAAATAGAGCGACAGAATGTTCAAAAAGCACTTGACATTTTCAGTAGGCCTTTGGCGGCTGCGCTAGAAGCACTTCGACGAAGGAAAGTATCGGGTTTTATGGGTTCAGAAGAAACCATATCATTCAtgttaaaaataattaaatggtTTGAAATCCATGACGTATGTAACTACACCCAAGCCATTTATAAGCGGCTTCCAAATAAAGCCCCATTCACCTCTACTGATGACGCCAGACTGAAATGGCTGGAAGATTTCTTAAAGTGGCTTAAAGAGTGGCGTATCTCCAGCGTCGAAAAGAATCACTTCCTGACGTCGGAAACGTTTGAAGCAATAACGATAACTACAAAATCAAAGATCGCAAAAATTTCGCATTTGCTGCGTGACGCTGGATTTACATTCGTACTAACACGACGGTTCAACAGCGATAACCTCGAAAGAAAATTTAGCGCTCTGCGACAAGCGAACGGCAGTAATTACAATATGGATGCAAAAGCAGCTATTTATGGTTTAGAAAAACTATTGCGCACGGGGATAACCTACAGTGCAATGAACTGCAATGTACCATTGGAACGAGAGCAGCAAAACAGAGGAAATGGAAAATTCATACGTACAACTACACTGAGGAATCCGAAAAAGAGAGCTCTTGATTTCCTTTCAGCTCTCGGAATAGAAGATCGTGCAGTATTGGAAGAATTGAAAAGGCCACCAG ATTACGGTGGTAGTGATTGTGACGACAAACTTGTGACTGCGGTGACTGCCGGATTTCATCTTTTGGTTATTGAGGAACGAGAGATTTGTGTGGCATGTAGAGAAGGCCTAAGGCACACAGATATTCAAGATCCGCAAGCTAACGCCGTTAATACTGTGAATGATTGCCTAA ATCGTGGAGGATTAAACATTCCTTCAAAAGAATTTGTTCAAAGAATGTGGACCATCTACAGATTTGTTGAATTTGCCTTAAAGAAGCTACACAACACAAGGAAGACTCGTGAAGATCTCATCAGTTTTCTTACCCCACACATTGCTGATTGTTCCACCTTTTGCTGTAGTCGAGGAAAGGAAATGCCTGCTGGAAACAAGCACAATGAACAGCTTGCGATTCTAATACTTTGGAAGTTCATTTATCCAATGCTTAATGGCTACGCAGCAACACTAACTGATTTGCAGACAAAGGCACCTATGGTTGGCAATAAAAAAGTTGTCAATAGAAAATTTAATACACATTCCAAATGA